gtaagcataacccttgcatgaccctagtcatgacaaactGGGGTGGCATTTGGTAAAGGTGGCAGCTGGCCCTTACTCACCACCCTGTAAAACTGTCTATGCAGACTGGATATTTTAAGTTTGGCGCCATCCACACTGTATGACAAAAAATTACGTAACATAAGTGCAAACATTTATTCTGCCATTATCCATTATTTCACGCTCCATTGAAGAAAGACAGAGTGCTGGTTAAAATGTCACTGAAAACATCACCGGGTTGCTTAAAGGGGCCGTTACTCCATCACAGTGTGAATAGCAATTTCAGGGACACATGCAAAATATGAATTATACATGATGGACAATAAAttcatgtaaaatgtgtttGGTCAGTTTCCAACCCAGATAACTGTTCTGCGTAAAGCTATGCGGCCTGCTCTTTTGAAATGGGGCACAAGTGAAGCTGACAGTCGGGACAGGcatttttaactaaaataataataaataatggaatCAACTTACAAAGAAGCACACTTCTGGATATGACCTAATCGTAAACAAGAATAACTTCCATTCCCAGGCGATCGAGTCAACTGCAGTCTTCTGATTGGAGCATTGCAGCGCTACGCAAAGTATAAAAAGAAGTGGCCAGTTTGAGCCGCGGGGACatcttcatcctcctcatccTGTCAACGAAACCAAGTACGGGAGGGAGGAACCGagtggaggagaaggagaaaacGAGCCAAGGGGAGTGGATGTGAGAAAAGGATCAAGGATGGCAAACGCAACCGCATTGAACTTTTTTTACTTGACAGGACTGAGTCACATGTCGCAGAGGCTCCGATTGCTTCTGTTTGCCGTTACCTCGTTGTGTTACGCTGCCATTTTGCTGGTCAATGGTGTTCTTATCGTTACCATCATAGTGGATAAAAAACTGCATGAACCCATGTATTTCTTTCTGTGTAATCTATGCGTTAACGGCCTTTACGTCCCGTTgtctttttgttgtctttttcccAAAATTCCTTCATGATTTGTTGTCCAAGAGCCACATAATATCATATTTCGGCTGTCTGATGCAGATCTTTGTCGTCTATTCTTATGCAGCAACTGAAATCGCCGTTTTAGCGGTGATGGCTTATGACCGCTATGTGGCCATATGTCGACCGCTGCAGTATCACTCCATTATGACCAAATGCAGGGTGCTGTGGTTGGTGACCTTCTCCAGACTCACGCCTATGATCTGTCAGggtataataatgataatgacctCCAGACTGGAACTGTGCGGTTCCCACATCAACAAACTCTACTGCGAGAACTGGTCGCTCCTTAAACTGTCCTGCGGTCCCACAACAGCCAACAGCATTGTCGGCTTcgggaacattttattttactttggacACGACCTTTTCATTATGTGCTCCTATGTGCAGCTGGTTAAGTTGGCTTTCAGGTCaaaagaagggaaaaagaagTTCACGCAGACGTGCGTGCCGCATCTGCTGTGTTTGTTCAACGTCACGGTGGCTTTGCTCTTTGACCTCATGTACGCTCGCTACGGCACCAGCTCCATGCCTCAGAGTCTCAGGAATTTCATGGCCATCCAGATTCTCGCCATTCCGCCGTTGCTCAATCCGATTATTTATGGCCTGAAACTGTCCAAGGTTCAACACAgcgttttaaaatattttagacGAAAGAAGGGCTGAATAGTGATGTTTGTAAAGAGGGTCTGGTCTCTGCTGTTTTGTAAACGAGCTATAAGACACTTTGAGAAGGCTTGTACACTGAAGTCTTATTCtgtgatttttcattttcagcTGGCTCTGAAgatataaagaaaaataaacatatgagttgaatgtttatttttacagttcAAAACGTCTATTTAactgtatttgttaaaaaaggtGACAGGATGATGTGCGACATACAGGTTCATAAACGCTCACCACAAATtacattttgggggggaaacTTTTTGCAGGTTAATCCCAGGGATCTAAAGCAAGTGTTTTCTTCTGATTGAACAAATGGTTTTCTTTTAAATAGAATCTAGAACcaagtttttatttcttatatTCAAATCAAACATGCAGACAGACACTGACAAAATGGACAAGGAAAACATAACTAAAATCCATTCAGAAACCAAggtcaaacaaacacaaattgtgACAATCTGTGGAACGGTAGTCCAGTGACTAGagatttattttgtgaaaatgaacgAGATGGGGTTGTCTCTTTTTgaaatgctgttttttatttagacatttaaaaataatggacaGGATTTGTACACTAAAAAGTCTCATTCTCTGAGTTATTATCTTTATTCAACAATTTGTTTATCCCCGCTTTTTAATCTttagttgtgtttattattattattattattattattattattttgttttattattcccccttttttcccaatttattatttaattattttatgtttttccctCAGGTTTGGAATGTAAATGAACAATTTGCTGTTGGTTGTTGTGGGACTGCAGGACAGTTAATCGTTTAAGAGCTctaatttataaatatatcACATCATACAAGAAGAAAACTACGTATTGCTgcgcccttaaaaaaaataaataaataaaaaatcaatgtcaggaattttttgcatttgtttccaTGGTGGTTACTTAATctcggtggggggaaaaaaaaataaaaaataaatttgcatAAGCTACATTTACATTTGAACAATATTCAGTAAATGTCAGTTCCTCTACACAgccttttatatttgttttgtaatttaaatgtagtattttggaaaaaaaaaaaaaatctacatatgatatatatctatatactcTATCCTATGACCGGTTCACATCTCTCCTTGACGCCGCTATCCTTAAGCATTGTTACTCAAAATGGATATGCAGATTCACAGAAGAATATCAGTACGGTAGTCTCCCTTCCAAGCAGCCTGCGCATGTATATAGAGCACATATCGGGCTTTTGATGACCGATTGGTCGGATGTATACGATGAGCGTTCACAGCGCAGGTGCATTTGCTTACATATCCGATTTATATCCACATACGAAAGAGACACAGGTcaaattttgaaagaaaaaaaaaaataaaaaatctgaattgtaGTGTTcacactagggatagaccgattatcggccgagccgattatcggtgccgatatttggcatgttgaccaatatcggcatcggcctttttacgaaactgaaggccgataaaagctggaatcgcacctaacagtgaatgcttgcgaacgttgCAAATGTTGTTTTATCAGGATTTGCAAGATGTGCACAGAcactttttacttgttgcaaatacatttcaaacatattcagacaaattttcactgtctgcgaagatcttttgaaccctgacgaaaacccaaaattaaatgcatttaatttttgcatacatttgtcactgctgacactgggaagtcccaacactttttaatttataaaaaaaaaaaataataataatgattacaaaaacattaaatttaaaaattgttgaaattttggaaaactttatttacagtagaaaactgtagaatttttttatttatttatttattcactgcaaacaaacaaaaatactaaaaatgctaaaaaaaaacaaaaacatttagaaattatggaaaactttatttacagtaagaaacttgtttatttattttttttaattatttacttgcttagttttgaatttagcttaacacaagctgatgaccctggaagttccctacaatttctgttagaatttttaattaaacaaagctgtctattgtttatatgttgagaattaaaagaaaaggcaatttatattttttatgctattattttctcttttactgcaaatgaaaatcggcttgaaatatcggttatcggcctccttgacaactaataatcggcatAGGCATCGGCTCTGAAAAaggcatatcggtctatcactagttcaCACtgcatgaaaaagaaaaatccgaTACGTGTCACATGTgggcacaacaaaacaaaacaaaaaacggaattGAGCTGCAGTGTAAACATAGACAAAGAGTAGCATGTCTACTGTAGTcaagtgtaaaaaacaaaaaaaaacacaaaaaaaaacacacacacacacacaaaaaaaagaaacacagatACCTGGGAAAACACTATATACTCGTAAGTACAGTCACTTCCCGCCACTGACCTGCGAGCAGATGAGGTCTCAAGAGAGCTAAGAGACAGCATTAAAAGACGCATGCACTCATGATGAGTATGTCTTCAAACGTGAGCGGTAGCACACGGAGAACATCATGAAGACACGTGTTGGTGAGTATACAACATGTGGCTTTTCACTGTGTCATGTATTCGTTATTTAAATCTACAAATATTGCAGGCAAGCTCATTTTCAATCTTGTCAAGAAGACATATAGAaacagaaacaacaaaaaaacattcaaaagcaaaaaatagtCCTTGGTCATATTGGAATGGTACACGGTAACAATTGTTTTCAGTATTTCAGGACTAAACACAGTGCGTATTCTGCCTTTTGCCTCAAGTCAGCCGGCTCCAGCTCACGTGTTATCTTGAACAAGATAAGTAGAGTACAAGAATggattggatgttttttttttttttttttttttttaaatcaagtttaGTCTTAGTATGGGGAACTTTGTGCAGCAAGACTTTGTAAAGGTAGATGAGCCGGTGTATAAAAGATGGTCATCCTGCCAGTTGTGAGTTTAGACTAATCTTACTGAGGGATTTTGCCAGCTTCAGCTAACAATATCACAACTGTAAACCAAGCAGCAGACAACAGTGGCCTATTATAATACCTTTGTAGACTGGATGGCTAATGTTTATTCCCTGTTTTGACTATAGttcaggggggggaaaaaggacATTACATCCTATTTCTGCCCCAGTAACTCAGTCTGTAAGGATTTGAGCTTTGGAGTCAGAGGACACAAGTTCAAGAGTCATTGCAgtcaaaaatggaaaaatgtttgGCTTGTCTGCTTGCTTGTTGTCAATTGCTGGTGTGCTGCTGAATAAAGCATTGTCGGCATGCACCACCCAAGCTCACGCTTGAATGTACGGTGTGTGAGCTGAGATAACATTATTGCTACCTTTGGGTGAAACTTGAGTTGTAGTGTTTATTAATTACTATGTGAAGAGTTCAAATGCAAAAAGTTGACATCTAAATTATTTTGTAAATCGAGTAGAAGATTGCCATTTTCTTGTTCCAGGTTAAAGCTACTCAATAGACTATTTAGATTTAATATAAATTGAGcatttaaaatgctaattaaaaaaaaaagcttttgttgAAAAGGTATTTGAAAGTTGTCTTTTGATGTCATCTCATTGCAAAACCAGACAACTGCAAGAAAAAGATTTGGCTGAAAAAGACTGAGGGTTCATATGGATGTGGAACCCAATGTGGGGAAGCAAGGCAGAGAGGCAGGGGTGTATGCATAAAAAGCAATTCCACAAAATTGAAAAAGGCATTCAAATGGTACTTGGAAGTCTAAAATCACTAAACAAAACTATGAAGACTAGACTTGGCAAGGACTTGGACTGAGACATCAAACAAACGGGCAACAGGGCCTCACAAGACCAATGAATCGATAAAAAGAAAGCAGGGAATCAAATATAAACTGATGAAACAACAATAGATACCTGGACAGGACTAGTGGCTGAGGAAGCTGATTGGATGTCGGGTAGACAAGCCAACACGTGAACACAATTTATGAGACAGACAATAACAAAtaggagacaaggaaaacataactaaaaaggaaaactgataactaaaacaaactaaTACCAAATTAAAGGTGCATAGAGTCCACCACTGAATGattctcttttctctctctgcaGACGGTGTCAAGTAACAGGTTGTTATGAGTCGCCAGTGTGCGGGAATGTCAGGATGCCCAACCTAACGTTGTCTCCTTACTTTAACCTCACCATGTTCATGAACATCGGCCCGTACCGCTACCCGGCGTTGGCCTCGTGCCTCCTCCTCTACCTCTTCATCGTGTGCGCCAACTGGGCCATCGTACTGACCATCTTCCGCGAGAAGAACCTGCACGAACCCATGTACATATTCATCGCCTTCTTGTCCTTCAACGCCCTGTACGGCTCCACGGGCTTCTTCCCCCGCTTCCTACTGGACCTGGCGTCCGACACGCACCTGATCCCGCGTGCCGCCTGCTTCACGCAGATCTACTTCATCTACACGTACGGCGCTAACGAGATGACCACGCTGTGCGTCATGGCCTACGACCGCTACCTGGCCGTTTGCCACCCGCTGCACTACCACACCAGGATGACGGTGAAAAAGGCACTGACACTAGCCAGTCTGGCGTGGCTCTTACCCGCCGTCTTTCTCATCACGCTCATCTACCTGTCCGCAACCTTGCCCCTGTGCGGCAACGAGATCCACAAAGTGTTCTGCGCCAACTGGAATGTCGTCAAGCTGTCATGCGTGCCCACGGTGGTCAACAACGTGGTGGGCATGTTCATGACCATCTGTACTGTTTTCCTCCCATTAGCCTTCGTCCTCTACACGTACATACGCATCATGAACACCACCAGGAAACGCTCGGCCAAATTCAAGGGGAAAGTATTCCAGAGCTGTTTACCGCATGTGCTCTCATTAGTCGTTTATTCCGTCACTGCGTTTTGTGATATTGCGCTGAGCAGGTATAATGAGGAGGAAATGAACCCCTTCGTTGTCACCATCTTATCTCTAGAGTTTTTAGTCATTCCACCGCTTCTCAACCCCCTGGTGTACGGTATGAAGCTATCATACATACGCAGACACATCTTCAAGATGCTGTAAGACTTTGCCCAAGCATAACTGTATTGTAGACAATCACAAAGTAAAACGTGAAATGTCACAATAAATGTGTTGCCGTGTGATTTATTTCATATAGGATAATAAATATATTGCATATTCCTCAGCATGTCTAGTTGAGTAATGATGTCTGATTCCTTGCACACCGCAAGAAAACTCTGAGTCCccttgtactaaaaaaaacaacaacaaaaaaaataaaataaaaaaacatccgTCTGTTTTTCTCGAAATTTGGCTGTTCTCGTGGCCAACCTATCTCTTCAGAATTAGATTGCGCCAAACGCTGTCATGAACTTAACAAGCAAACGGCACAGCAAAAAAACCTTTGATGTCAAGTCGGAAGCCGCAAAATAGCATCCAGCCACAGACTATGAATTTGAGACCCTTGCCAACATGATCTTGTTAAACACCTAGCTAGCATTGGCTCAACTATTATGCTATCACACACTAGCCAATTCTCAATATCAAGAATGCAGAGTACGGTCAAGTGAAGTGTGAGTATGGTCTTAAAAACGAGAGTGTAATTCCTAAGAACGCTAGTAGTTTCTTTGTAATTGGAACGGTTGTGTACTTTTAAACTTGCCGCTGGCTCTGACATGATTCCATAATTTAGCACAATCTTTGGATATTTTCCCAGTCAAGTCTACACAAGCTGATGCATCCTTGTTCTAAGCTAGTAGACAAGAACAACATACAGGTTCCGCGCGGTCTTGGTTCATGCGTACTTTCAAATGAAACAGGACTTGGGCTGTAACTCGTTTCTTAGAAGATCACAAGGATGTAGGAACGCTAATTGAGAAATGGCTTCTGTCTTCCCCATACCTTTGCTAACATTCTAAACTAAGTAGTAACATATAGTGACACTAACTCAAAAAATAACTTGTTTATTCCACATCAGACAAATTTTACGTTCAAAAAGTTGACAAGCCTATTTCGACAGAGTAGAAAATAGATGTGTTTTGAAATGTAACGAGTAAACGCAAAACATAATCAGAAAAATGAATACTCGAGTACATACACCTGGGGAAAAAAGGACTACATTAGTACAGTAACAACAAACAACATATTTGTACTTTACTACCCGCCACTGTGCTGAGATCAGATCAAATCCCAAGCGTGCAAAGAGAGTGCATTAAAAGATGCTTGCACTCGTGATGAGTGTCCTTAATTACACGTGAGCAGTCGATCACCAAGAACAGCATGAAGACACATGTTGGTAAGTATTGCAGTATGTATGTAGCTTTTCACTGTGTCATGTTTGTAATCTTGAATTTCAAACCTTTCAATTTCAAGCAAGGTTTCAAAACTTGCGCACAAGCTCTCATTTTCAGTGATATTGAGACGATTTAGATATGGAAGCAACAGAGCATAgtgataaaaaatatttataggtgaaattatatattttttgatgatAGAAATAATACATGGTGGCAATTATAACTATTGTAACAAGTATTCCACTAGTATGCAGCAAAGCATTTTGAGTAAGTGGGTCACTGATGGTGTTGTGGTACACTTGACTGACTTTAGTACAGGTAACGTGGCTTTGGTTCCATACAAAGCCCATATGCCCATATAGTCTGTGGGCATCTTCAAGAACTTTGCctgaaaaataaaactcttGCAAGTGTGGGTATTacttatttaaattatattaaaattaaCATTACATTAATGTTAATTCATCTTATATATTAAATAATGATGTTTGCAATGTGTCTTACCTATTGAAATTTGTGTTGACACAactattcagttttttttttttggtgagaaaATGCAGCCTATTTTAGAAAATGATCCTAGAAttcaagaaagtaaaaacttGGCTTGTTATAAGACTAAATTAATTATATTTGGAAATATTACAACAGTAAATCATGCAAGATTATAACTAGAAGATGTAGATAAACAAAGAGTACATGAGATAAAATTTCTGGGGATaattgcagaaaataaaatcTGCTCAGATACAAACTCTCAAAAATCTTCTCCATCTTGgcaaaagtaaaacattttctcAACCAGAAATCATTGCATATTCTGTACTGCTCTGTAGTGCTACCACGAATGTGTAGAGGTCTGGTGAACTACAACCTCTGTTtggattgcaaaaaaaaaatatatatatataatgttggATACTTTCAATACCAAATGCAACAGTTTCTActttctacaaaataaaattttacattttatttatttttttatcttgtggGATTTAAAAAGTGTGCAATTAATGCATAAATCAAGACAACTTACTGCCGGGCAACAGACACAATATGCTTTCAGACAGAGGGTGGCTATGATTTGAGGGAATTATGTATATAATTTGAAGACAAAGAAGAACCTTTCTGCATGTGGAGTGAAAATTTGGAACAGACTGAATATTGACCTACAATAATGTACAAAGACACACCAgttcaaaaagaaataaactcAACATTTTGAGAAGTATAGGGAAGAGGAAGGGCTTGTTAATCAGACGTTAACACTGGCTATGtcacattattgttattattaatattgtatGATTATTGTTGCTGTTATTGTATAGAAAAAGTATAAGGTACATTgtgtattaataataaataggataataacctttattattaataGCTGATATTGTATatgagctgctttttttttttaagaattacgTATGTAAATTATGCATTGGAAATATTGTGCACTGAATATAATATTATAGTGCATGTAGAAGTATTCTATAAAATTGACAAACAATATTGATATATTGATCATGTAATATAGACTAAAGGGGTAGGAACTCATTAATTTAGATTTCGTCTTACTCCTTTTGAAATATGTGTAAACAAGTATTTCATTACTAGTGACTGGGTTGACTACCGTGCAACTTTTTcttgtgctgatttttattaATGCCCCTTTTCTGTTATGTTTCTTTTAGTATATATGGTCTTTATAGGTGTACTTAGTTTTTTCCCTGTTATTAATTGTATAATGTATAATTATGTTTCCTAATTATTGTGAGAATTTGTTAACATGACCAGCGTAACCGTGGCCCACCAATGaacatttatcttttttttcttttcacagaCGGTGTCAAGTAACAGGTTGTTATGAGTCACGAGTGTGGTTCGAAATGATGCTCAACCTAACGTTAGCTCCTTACTTTAACCTCACTATGTTCATGAACATCGGCCCGTACCGCTACCCGGCGTTGGCCTCGTGCCTCCTCCTCTACCTCTTCATCGTGTGCGCCAACTGTGCCATCGTACT
The Festucalex cinctus isolate MCC-2025b chromosome 11, RoL_Fcin_1.0, whole genome shotgun sequence DNA segment above includes these coding regions:
- the LOC144030582 gene encoding LOW QUALITY PROTEIN: olfactory receptor 2A7-like (The sequence of the model RefSeq protein was modified relative to this genomic sequence to represent the inferred CDS: deleted 1 base in 1 codon), producing MANATALNFFYLTGLSHMSQRLRLLLFAVTSLCYAAILLVNGVLIVTIIVDKKLHEPMYFFLCNLCVNGLYVPLSFVVFFPKFLHDLLSKSHIISYFGCLMQIFVVYSYAATEIAVLAVMAYDRYVAICRPLQYHSIMTKCRVLWLVTFSRLTPMICQGIIMIMTSRLELCGSHINKLYCENWSLLKLSCGPTTANSIVGFGNILFYFGHDLFIMCSYVQLVKLAFRSKEGKKKFTQTCVPHLLCLFNVTVALLFDLMYARYGTSSMPQSLRNFMAIQILAIPPLLNPIIYGLKLSKVQHSVLKYFRRKKG
- the LOC144030417 gene encoding olfactory receptor 1D2-like gives rise to the protein MPNLTLSPYFNLTMFMNIGPYRYPALASCLLLYLFIVCANWAIVLTIFREKNLHEPMYIFIAFLSFNALYGSTGFFPRFLLDLASDTHLIPRAACFTQIYFIYTYGANEMTTLCVMAYDRYLAVCHPLHYHTRMTVKKALTLASLAWLLPAVFLITLIYLSATLPLCGNEIHKVFCANWNVVKLSCVPTVVNNVVGMFMTICTVFLPLAFVLYTYIRIMNTTRKRSAKFKGKVFQSCLPHVLSLVVYSVTAFCDIALSRYNEEEMNPFVVTILSLEFLVIPPLLNPLVYGMKLSYIRRHIFKML